One part of the Ziziphus jujuba cultivar Dongzao chromosome 2, ASM3175591v1 genome encodes these proteins:
- the LOC107405514 gene encoding glutathione S-transferase U9, with protein sequence MGEKTQEVKLHGMWASSYSKRVELALRIKGIPYDYIEEDLSNKSQLLLKYNPVHKKVPVLVHNGKPIAESYIILEYIDETWKNSPKLLPEDAYGRAKVRFWASFIQQQLFENIGKMFTCEGEAQEKVYKEVIEKLTMFETAIKELFPGGAPFTNGENLGLLDILMSATLTSHKAVEEVLGVEILNPEKNPLLFSCNSIEGTSFGERNSLSS encoded by the exons ATGGGAGAAAAAACCCAAGAAGTAAAGCTACATGGAATGTGGGCTAGCTCATATTCTAAGAGGGTGGAGCTAGCTCTAAGAATCAAAGGCATACCTTATGATTATATTGAAGAAGATCTAAGCAACAAGAGCCAATTACTCCTCAAATATAATCCAGTCCATAAGAAAGTACCTGTACTTGTTCACAATGGAAAACCCATTGCTGAATCATATATCATCCTTGAATATATTGATGAAACCTGGAAGAATTCTCCCAAGCTTCTACCTGAAGATGCTTACGGAAGAGCCAAAGTTCGATTCTGGGCTAGTTTTATCCAGCAACAG TTGTTTGAGAACATAGGGAAAATGTTCACATGTGAAggggaagcacaagagaaagtgTACAAAGAAGTGATCGAGAAATTAACCATGTTCGAAACAGCAATTAAAGAACTTTTCCCGGGAGGTGCTCCATTCACAAATGGCGAGAACTTGGGATTGCTAGACATTTTGATGAGTGCAACATTGACATCTCACAAAGCTGTCGAAGAAGTATTAGGAGTGGAAATCCTGAACCCAGAAAAGAATCCTTTATTGTTCTCGTGTAACAGCATTGAAGGAACATCCTTTGGTGAAAGAAATAGCCTCTCCTCATGA